The DNA region CTCGGACTGATCCGCGAAACCATGATTGGGACCGTCCCGCAAGTGGTCCGGCAGGTGGTGGTCTTGTTGGGCGGGCTGGTCTTGCTCTTTGTCATGTCATCCAAACTGGCTCTGGTGATGTTGGCCTGCTTCCCCCTCGTGATGCTTTCGGTGGGTTTTTGGGGGCGCAAAATCCGACTGCAAACCAGGCAGTCGCAGGATGAGTTGGCCGCAGCCAATGTGGTGGCAGAGGAGGCCCTTCACGGAATCCAGGAGGTCAAGGCCTTTGGTAATGAGGCCTTCGAAAGCTCTCGCTACCGCGAGGCCTTGGAACGGTTTCTCGGCTTCACGCTCTCGGCAGCCCATTCCAAGGCTGCCTTCGTCTCTTTCATCATTTTCGCCCTTTTCGGCGTCATCACTTACCTGGTGTGGTTCGCCTCCGGAGAGCTGCGGGCGGGGACGCTCGATAGCGAGCGCTTTGCGGCCTTTATCATCTACAATGGTTTTGTGGGCGGGGCCCTGGCCGCGTTGCCCGAGGCGCTCGGGCAGATGCAAAAGGCGATCGGGGCCACGGATCGGATCCGGGAAATCCTCGAGGAAGAGGCCGAACCGACGGGACAGATCGAGCCGGAGGGGGGCGCTTTTCCTCCGCTGGCTGGCGCGCTTTCCTTTGAAGGGGTGTCCTTTCATTACCCTTCTCGGCCGGAGGTGGCGGTCTTGCAGTCCCTCCATTTCCAGGTGGCCCCTGGGGAAAAGCTGGCGCTAGTGGGTCCGAGTGGCGCCGGCAAATCGACCTTGGTTTCGCTCCTGTTGCGATTCTTCGAACCGAGTTTGGGAGTCATCCGCTTTGATGGCATGGACGCGAGAGAGGTGCCGCTGGCCGCCCTCCGGGCTAGCATGGCCCTGGTGCCACAGGAGGTCCTGCTTTTCGGGGGAACGATCGAGGAAAACATCCGCTACGGACGCATCGGGGCCTCGGCCGAAGAGGTGCGAGAAGCCGCTCGCCAAGCCTTTGCCCACGATTTCATCGAGGATTTTCCGGACGGCTACCGCACCATCGTGGGAGACCGGGGGGTGCGGCTGTCTGGGGGCCAGCGGCAGCGGATCGCGATTGCCCGGGCCATCCTGGCCGACCCCTCTTTGCTGCTCTTGGACGAGGCGACGAGCGCTCTCGATTCGGAAAGCGAGCAGATGGTGCAGCAAGCGCTCGAGAACCTGATGAAAGGCCGCACCAGCATCATCATCGCCCATCGGCTGGCGACTGTGAAAAGCGCCGACCGGATCCTCGTGCTGCAGCGGGGTCAGATGGTGGAGTCAGGGAAGCACGCCGAGCTGATCCAAGACGAAAATGGGCTCTATCGATTGCTGGCGGAAATGCAGTTTGGCGAGCAAAGTTGACGGACGCCTCGCTCCGATTATTTCTCCTGCCACCATGCCGATCTACGAATTCTACTCCCCGGACAACAACAAGCTCTATCAGTTCTTTGCGCGGTCCTTGCGTTACAGTGACAAGGTGCCGCTCTGTCCTGACGGAAAGGAACTGCGCATGGAAAAGCGGGTCTCCAAATTCGCGATCACTGGCAAGGCCAAGGAAGAAAGCGATGAGGACGATCCTTTTGCCGATATGAGTGAGTCCCAGATGGAGTCGCTTATGGGAGAGTTCGAGGGCGAAATGGCGGGCATGGATGAGGAGAATCCAGACCCTCGGATGATGGGGAAATTCATGCGGCGGATGTGTGAGGTGACGGGACGGGAACTGCCGGGACCGCTGGAGGAAATGGTGGGGCGCATGGAAAAGGGGGAGGACCCCGAGGCGCTCGAAGAAGAGTTCGGGGATGTGCTCGACGATGAGGACATGGATCTTTTTGCCAAGCAAAGGGCCAAGCTGTTTGGCAAAAAACCACCGCTGCGAGACCCTCAACTCTACGAGTTTTCCGATTTTCTGGAAGAGAGTCCCGCCACCTCGTGAGAGAGGCGCAGGAGCGCTCGCCAAGCCGCTAGGGAGCTCGGCCACCTGGTGGAAGGAATGCCCCGGAATCGCCAGTTGCCAAATGGCGGCTTTGCTCTAGACATACCGCCTTCCGCCGGAAGCGGCGGATCGGACCCTCTCCGACAACGCAGACGAACCCATGAAAGATCTCTCCAAATACCGCAACATCGGCATTTTCGCACACGTGGACGCCGGGAAAACCACCACCACCGAGCGTATCCTCAAGTTGACCGGGAAGATCCACAAACTGGGTGAAGTGCATGATGGAGCGGCCACGACCGACTTCATGGAGCAGGAACAGGAGCGGGGTATTACCATCCAGTCCGCCGCCACCACTTGTTTCTGGCCGGGCAGTGAGCAGCAGTATGAACCGCACCAGTTCAATATCATCGACACTCCGGGTCACGTCGATTTCACGATCGAGGTCTACCGTTCACTCAAAGTCTTGGATGGTGGAGTGGGCGTCTTTTGCGGCTCCGGCGGCGTCGAACCCCAGTCGGAGACCAACTGGCGCTATGCCAACGATTCGGAAGTGTCCCGGATCATCTACGTAAACAAGCTCGACCGGATCGGAGCGGATTTCTATCGTGTGGTCAAGCAAGTGGAAGAGGTGCTGGCTGCCAAACCGCTCGTGATGGTTTTGCCCATCGGCAGCGAGAGCGAGTTCACTGGAGTGGTGGACCTTTTGACGGAAACCGCTTGGATCTGGGATGATTCAGGAGACCCGCTCAACTACGAGAAGAAGGCGGTCCCGGAAGACATGAAGGAAAAGGTCGCGGAGTATCGCCATCTCTTGATCGAAACCGTGGTGGAGCAGGATGATAACGTGATGGAGAGCTACCTCGAAGGCGAGGAGCCCGATCTGGCCACCATCAAAAAGCTGATTCGCAAGGGAACCATCGCCCTCGATTTCTTTCCCACCTACTGCGGCTCGTCCTTCAAAAACAAGGGGGTGCAATTGGTGCTTGACGCCGTCGTCGACTACTTGCCGAGCCCGACAGAGGTCAAGCCTCAGCCTGAGATCGATCTCGAGGGCAACGAGACCGGCGGCTATGCCGAAGTGGATGTCGACAAACCACTCCGTTCCCTGGCTTTCAAAATCATGGATGACAAATACGGGGCCCTCACCTTCACCCGCATTTACTCGGGCAAGATCGAGAAGGGCATGAATGTCCTCAATACCTACACCGGCAAGACGGAGCGGATCGGTCGTCTCGTGCAAATGCATGCCGACAACCGCGAAGAGATCAACTCCGCGCAAGCGGGGGACATCATCGCCATCGTGGGCCTCAAGAACGTGCAAACCGGGCACACTCTGGCCGACCCGAAGGAACCGGCTACGCTCGAGCCGATGGTCTTCCCCGATCCGGTGATTTCCCTGGCGATCGCCGCCAAGGACAAGGCCAACGCGGAGAAACTGGGCGTGGCGCTTGGCAAAATGGTGCAAGAGGACCCTTCCTTCCGGGTGGAGACAGACCAAGATTCGGGAGAGACCATTCTCAAGGGTATGGGCGAACTCCACCTCGATATCAAAGTGGATATCCTCAAGCGCACGCACAAGGTGGAGGTAGACGTGGGCGCTCCCCAAGTGGCCTACCGCGAATCGATCACCCAAAAGGTAGACGATTCCTACACCCACAAGAAGCAGTCAGGGGGTTCGGGGCAGTTTGCCAAAATTGACTACACCATCGAGCCGAACGAAGCCGGAGCGGGCTTTGAGTTTGAGTCGACGGTGGTGGGCGGCAACGTCCCTCGGGAGTATTGGACCGCGGTCGAGAAGGGCTTCCAGCTTTCGATGGAGCGGGGTGTGCTGGCCGGGTATCCCCAGGTCGATGTCAAAGTGAACCTCCGGGATGGGGGCTTCCACGCGGTGGACTCCTCGGCGGTGGCCTTCGAAATCGCCTCCCGAGCCGCCTACCGTCAGACCATCCCCAAGGCGGGACCTCAGATTCTGGAGCCGATTATGAAGCTCGATGTCTTCACGCCAGAGGACAATGTGGGTGACGTGATTGGCGACCTCAATCGCCGCCGCGGGATGATCAAAACCCAAGACAGTCTCCCAACGGGCGTCCGCGTGAAGGCGGAAGCTCCCTTGAGCGAAATGTTTGGCTACATCGGCGATCTCCGCACCATGACCTCAGGTCGCGGTCAATTCTCGATGGAATTCCTCCACTACGCGCCCTGCCCACGGAACGTGGCGGAGCAGGTCATCGTGGAAGCCAAAGAACGGGAAGAAGCCAAGAAGAAGTAGGCCGACTGGAGCCAATCTTCCGCTCTCTTCCAAAACGCCCGCTCCACCCAGCGGGCGTTTTTGCCATCCGGCGAGATGAGCGCGAGAGAGCTTCTCCCCGGCTCCTTGAGAGCGATTTTTCCTTCCTTTTCTCTAAATGGTGGCTACCCTCCCCGTTCCGCCGCCAGTGATTGCCTCCTCATGACGGATAGCGAAATTGCCCAGCCGGGGACGCCTGTCCGCCAGTTCACGATTTTCTTGGAAAACAAGGTCGGTGCCCTCATGCGGATTGTTCGCTTTCTCGATTCGGTGGGAGTGGAGGTTTTGGGGCTGAGCGTCTCGGATTCGGTGGACGCCACCATGGTGCGAGTGATTGTGAGCGACCCCGACACGGTGCTGCTCCACTTTCTGGAGAAGGGCATTCCCTTCAGCGTGATCGAAGTCCTGGTCGTGGCCATCAAAACCGACACCACCGATCTGCGTCGCTGTCTCTCCGTCCTGCTGGAAGCGGACATCAACATCAACTTCAGTTACCCGCTCTTAGTCAAACCGCCCTCCGGCAACTCCCTGGCGATGCATGTCGACAATGAGGAGCTGGCCGCCCAGCGCTTGCGTGAGTGCGGCTTCAAGACGCTCTTTCAGGAGCAACTGGGCCGCTGAGAGGAGGGGACGGTAGCAGAAAGGTGCTTGGGGGGGTTGGCGTGCCTTCCGCGACCCCTCACGCCTTGGAGCTAGAGGCTTTTTCTTCCAAGGGTGGCTCAGGGAACTGGGAAATCTCCGGAGCGGAGAGCCCATTCATGGCGAGGGTGCGACGAGCGATGTTCATGGCTGCGTCTGGTTGGCCCACTCGATAGAGCGAGTCCCGCAGGGCGAGCCAGCGTTCGGCTCCGTGTTCAAACCAAGCCCGCAGTTGCCTCGGGATGTCCTGGGTGTTTTCCAGCCGACAGCCGCAGTTTTCCCGCAACATGAGTTCGGCATTGCCTTCTTCCTGGCCGGGCACCACGAAGTTGATCATCAGGGGGCAGTGGGCTGCCCGCGCCTCATGCACGGTGGCGCCGCCCGCTTTCGAGATGAGCACATGGTGGGTGCACATGAGTTCGGGGATGCGGTCGGTCCACCCGAGGATTTCGACCGATTGCCGTCCCGCCACTGATTCCACCAGCCGTCGCAATTCCTTTTCCCGCCGTCCCAGCACGACGGTGACGTCCATGCCGGAGCGGCTCTGGTATTCCAGGATGTGGCGAAGCGTCTGGGCCACTTTGGGCGGGCGCTCGGTGGCCATGTAGAGGACCCGGAGGGGGTAGCCGGGACGGGGAGGCGTGAGCTGGGAGAAAAGTCGTTCAAAACCGAGATCGACCGGGAAGCCGGAGACGGTTACGTCATGGGGAGGTAGGTCTTGGCGGACAATGTCGGCCGTGAGGGCGTCTGTGACAAAGGAATGATCGACCCCGCCCCGGAGCCAGGCGTGGTTGATGGTGAGCGAGTCGGTGATGACGTTGTAAACTGGAAAGGGTCGCCTCAGCCGTCCCAGGTAAAGGCTGTTGAGCAGGTAGGCGTAGAGGGGGTAGGTCGAGAGGATGAAGTCGGGCCGATGCCGGCCGAGGTAGCTGGCCAACGCCCGCTCGGGGAGATCAAAGGCATTCAACCAGGAACCGTGGAGGCAGGCTTTGTCCGCGTAGCCGTAGAGCCGATGCCAGAGCCTGGGCATGTGGGTAATGGCCCAGCGGTAGCTTTGGTTGAGGGTGCGGGTTACGCCCGGGGCGCCTTCCACCAAAAAATCGCGGACTTCCGAATCGACCCCCAGGCGCTGGAAGGCCGCGTGAAGATTTCGCGCGGCGGTGTTGTGCCCGTCTCCGAAGGCGGCGGTCGTGATCAGGATTTTCGGTTGCTTCGACACAAGTCTTCGCGGATGCGGCGGAGATGAGAGCAGGAGGGGGAGCTAGGTTCTGGAAAAGAGGCTTTGTAGGTCTTTTTCCCACAGTATCAAGGAGAAAGGAGCAATGGGCCTGGCTGCTGGGGGTGGCGTGGCTTTTGGCGAGCGGTGGGGGAAAGCCGGCCAGCGCAGAGGAGTTTGTCTTCGGCGAAGCGCGCACCGAGTGGCGCTGGTTGACGGAGGAAACGCGATCAGCCATCGCCCTCCACTCGCCGAAAGCAGCTTCTTGGAAAGCGATGCGAGTCCATAGCACGGGCACGCTAGTGGGGGATCTGGAAGCTTTGGAGGATTATCAAGTGCGGGTTCGCGGGTTGGAGGAGGGCCTGGCCTGGCACTTTCTCATTGGCAATGGCCAGGGCCTGTCCCTGGGGGAAATCTTCATCGGTCCTCGCTGGAAGAAGCAGCTTGCTTCCGGGAGCGCGGGCGCGGCGGAGGCCATTAGCATTTGTCTGGTGGGCGATTTCAATCGGACGACGGTTCCCCGATCCCAGTTGGAAGCGCTCGATGAGTTGCTGGAGTTTCTTCGGGCGCGGTTGGGGGTCATCCCAGTTGATATCCACCTGGAAGGAGGGCGGCGGCCCAGTCCAGGCGAGCGCTTCCCGGCCGCCGCTCTCCGGGCTGCTTATGGAACGCCTTCAAAGGGAAGCCCTTGAAAGAGGGCCTTCCGAGAAAGCCCTGAGGGAAAAAGCTTGCTCGCGCGGTCGCCCCCTCCAAGTTTCGCGGCCTTGAGCGAGGGACGACACATTCATTTTTTGGGAATCTGCGGCACGGCCATGGGGGCGGTGGCGGCTGGGCTCAAGCGAAAGGGCTTCCTGATCAGTGGCTCCGACGAGAAGGTCTACCCACCCATGTCCACTTTTTTGGAGGCTGAGGGCGTGGAGCTGAGGGCGGGCTATCGACCGGAAAACCTGCCCGAGGAGGCGGAACTGGTGGTGGTGGGCAATGCCCTCAGCCGGGGCAATGAAGAACTGGAAGCGGTCTTGGATCGCAAGCTCCGCTACCTCTCGCTCCCCGAGACGCTGAAAGAGTTTTTTCTCCGCGGGAAGCGGAATCTGGTGGTGACAGGGACCCACGGCAAGACCACCACCACTTCCATTCTGACCCATCTCTTGGAAGAGGCTGGACGCGACCCAAGCTACCTCATCGGAGGGGTGCCGCGGAATCTGGCTGGCGGGGCCCGGTTTACCGACTCGGACTTCTTTGTGCTGGAGGGGGATGAATACGACACGGCCTTCTTCGACAAGCGGTCCAAATTTCTCCACTACCTGCCGGAGTTGGTCATCATCAACAACATCGAGTTCGATCACGCCGATATCTATGAGGACCTGGAGGCCATCAAGCTAACCTTCCGGCGATTGGTCAATCTCATCCCGCGGAGCGGCCGCCTGTTCATCAATGGAGATGACCCCTCTTGCCTTGAGGTGGCGGAGCGCTCCTTAGCTCCCGTGTCGAAAATCGGGCTTGGTCCCGAGAACGACTTGCGGATCGAGGCCCTGGTCTTCCAGGCGGAAGGGACCTCTTTCCGTTTGGAAGGGGAGAGCTACTTCAGCCCACTCTTCGGCGAGTTCAATGCCCGCAATGTGGCCATGGCCATCACGACAGCCAGGGCCGCCGGGCTATCGGCCGAGGAAATTCGAGCGGGACTGCGGAGCTTCCAGGGAGTGAAGCGTCGTCAAGAACTGCGGGGGGAGGTCAACGGCGTCAAAGTGATCGACGATTTTGCCCATCATCCAACAGCCATCCGAGAGTGCCTGCATGCCATCCGACAAAGGTTCCAGGCGGGTCGGCTCTGGGCCATTTTTGAGCCCCGGTCCAACACCATGCGTCGCAAGATCTTTGAGGCCGATTTGGCGGAGTCGCTCGCAGGGGCGGACGGTGTCATCATTTCGGCGGTCGAAAACCCGGAGAAGGTCCAGGCTGAGGATCGCCTGCAACCGGAGCGAGTGGTGGAGAGGCTCGCGAGCCTGGGCAAAGCCGCTTTCTATGCGGAGGATGTGGAAGCGATTGTCAGCTACTTGAAAAAGGAGAGTCGCTCGGGCGATGTCGTGGCGGTCTTCAGCAATGGCGGCTTTGGCGGCCTTCACGAGAAGCTTTTGAGCGAGCTCGGCTCTTAGGATGCCGTTTGAGAGAAACGCTTTGGCTACCAGAGCTGATCTGATTCTCATTTATGAGAGCAAAAATTAAATAAAATCGCAAATTTGGCTTTTCAGTTGCTCTGGCTGTGTTTCAATCATGGCCAATATGTTGATTCGAGTGCTTCGGGTGTCGGTCACGGTTTTGGCCGTGGGAGCGTTTATGGAAGCTTGTGAGCGGCAGGCTTGGGAAGAGACCAAGCAGATGCACCACGTCTACAAGGAGCACGAGGAGAAAGAAGCCAAAGAGGAGACAGAGCACTCCGACGAGCTTCACGGGGACCAGGGTCACTGAAGGAGGGCCGACCCTCCAGAGTGATCCAATCTCAACTGAGCGGCCTGGTGGCCTTGGCACAAGGTGTTCCCTTGAATTGAGTCAGCTTCGCTTGACCCTTCCACCGGGCACGCGCCGCCGCCGAAGATTATGGCGTCGGCTCTGGAGCAGGCGGAGAAGGCGGAGTTTCTTCCTCTGGGCCGCTTGCAGGAATTTCCGCCGCGGGCTCCTCTGGAAGGGGGTTTTCCAGGAGGGGCGGCGGGTTGAAGGACGCTTCTTCGGGGGAGGATTCTTCGATCACGGGAGCTTCGACCAGGGTCGGGAGTTCCACCCCCACGAAGGTTTCGGCCTGCTGCAGGAGAGAGCGGTAGGGGGAAAACTCATTGAGTGCGATGGCTGCCTGGAGAGCTGCGCGAGCGTCTTCCTCGGTTTCGGCGATTTCTGCCATCATGAGCTTGGCGTAGGCCACCAGGTAAGAGCCAGAGTCTTCTTCGAGTAGTTTTTCAAACTGACGATGGGCCTCTTCTGGCTGGCCCCGCTGGAAGAGCTGGGAGCCGAGAAGCGCGTGGCCTTTGGATCGCAAGGGGTGCTGGGGGAACTCCGTTAAGAAGCGGCGGAGGGTGGCTTCGGCCCCGCCGCGATCCCCTTCCTCCCACTGCAAGAGAGCGGTTTCGAGAAAGGCGTTGCCAGCGGCCAGGGTTTCCGGGTAGTCCGCTATGATTTCTTGGAGGGCGGCGCTGTCTCGGGCGGCCAGGAGGGCTTGGCCGGCTTCGGCTTGGTTCTGCTG from Verrucomicrobiota bacterium includes:
- a CDS encoding galactosyldiacylglycerol synthase produces the protein MSKQPKILITTAAFGDGHNTAARNLHAAFQRLGVDSEVRDFLVEGAPGVTRTLNQSYRWAITHMPRLWHRLYGYADKACLHGSWLNAFDLPERALASYLGRHRPDFILSTYPLYAYLLNSLYLGRLRRPFPVYNVITDSLTINHAWLRGGVDHSFVTDALTADIVRQDLPPHDVTVSGFPVDLGFERLFSQLTPPRPGYPLRVLYMATERPPKVAQTLRHILEYQSRSGMDVTVVLGRREKELRRLVESVAGRQSVEILGWTDRIPELMCTHHVLISKAGGATVHEARAAHCPLMINFVVPGQEEGNAELMLRENCGCRLENTQDIPRQLRAWFEHGAERWLALRDSLYRVGQPDAAMNIARRTLAMNGLSAPEISQFPEPPLEEKASSSKA
- a CDS encoding cytochrome C, encoding MPIYEFYSPDNNKLYQFFARSLRYSDKVPLCPDGKELRMEKRVSKFAITGKAKEESDEDDPFADMSESQMESLMGEFEGEMAGMDEENPDPRMMGKFMRRMCEVTGRELPGPLEEMVGRMEKGEDPEALEEEFGDVLDDEDMDLFAKQRAKLFGKKPPLRDPQLYEFSDFLEESPATS
- a CDS encoding ABC transporter transmembrane domain-containing protein, with amino-acid sequence METHKKPASSWRAAKALFATLRPYSRWFYPGLIALLLASVLSLAFPYFLGKIVGLGFQDDRPPETLQQEANVAALSLLCILALQAGVAFFRIRWFAKAGESAIADLSEQTFAALLRLPITFFHRNRVGELSSRLSADLGLIRETMIGTVPQVVRQVVVLLGGLVLLFVMSSKLALVMLACFPLVMLSVGFWGRKIRLQTRQSQDELAAANVVAEEALHGIQEVKAFGNEAFESSRYREALERFLGFTLSAAHSKAAFVSFIIFALFGVITYLVWFASGELRAGTLDSERFAAFIIYNGFVGGALAALPEALGQMQKAIGATDRIREILEEEAEPTGQIEPEGGAFPPLAGALSFEGVSFHYPSRPEVAVLQSLHFQVAPGEKLALVGPSGAGKSTLVSLLLRFFEPSLGVIRFDGMDAREVPLAALRASMALVPQEVLLFGGTIEENIRYGRIGASAEEVREAARQAFAHDFIEDFPDGYRTIVGDRGVRLSGGQRQRIAIARAILADPSLLLLDEATSALDSESEQMVQQALENLMKGRTSIIIAHRLATVKSADRILVLQRGQMVESGKHAELIQDENGLYRLLAEMQFGEQS
- the fusA gene encoding elongation factor G; translated protein: MKDLSKYRNIGIFAHVDAGKTTTTERILKLTGKIHKLGEVHDGAATTDFMEQEQERGITIQSAATTCFWPGSEQQYEPHQFNIIDTPGHVDFTIEVYRSLKVLDGGVGVFCGSGGVEPQSETNWRYANDSEVSRIIYVNKLDRIGADFYRVVKQVEEVLAAKPLVMVLPIGSESEFTGVVDLLTETAWIWDDSGDPLNYEKKAVPEDMKEKVAEYRHLLIETVVEQDDNVMESYLEGEEPDLATIKKLIRKGTIALDFFPTYCGSSFKNKGVQLVLDAVVDYLPSPTEVKPQPEIDLEGNETGGYAEVDVDKPLRSLAFKIMDDKYGALTFTRIYSGKIEKGMNVLNTYTGKTERIGRLVQMHADNREEINSAQAGDIIAIVGLKNVQTGHTLADPKEPATLEPMVFPDPVISLAIAAKDKANAEKLGVALGKMVQEDPSFRVETDQDSGETILKGMGELHLDIKVDILKRTHKVEVDVGAPQVAYRESITQKVDDSYTHKKQSGGSGQFAKIDYTIEPNEAGAGFEFESTVVGGNVPREYWTAVEKGFQLSMERGVLAGYPQVDVKVNLRDGGFHAVDSSAVAFEIASRAAYRQTIPKAGPQILEPIMKLDVFTPEDNVGDVIGDLNRRRGMIKTQDSLPTGVRVKAEAPLSEMFGYIGDLRTMTSGRGQFSMEFLHYAPCPRNVAEQVIVEAKEREEAKKK
- the mpl gene encoding UDP-N-acetylmuramate:L-alanyl-gamma-D-glutamyl-meso-diaminopimelate ligase — protein: MSEGRHIHFLGICGTAMGAVAAGLKRKGFLISGSDEKVYPPMSTFLEAEGVELRAGYRPENLPEEAELVVVGNALSRGNEELEAVLDRKLRYLSLPETLKEFFLRGKRNLVVTGTHGKTTTTSILTHLLEEAGRDPSYLIGGVPRNLAGGARFTDSDFFVLEGDEYDTAFFDKRSKFLHYLPELVIINNIEFDHADIYEDLEAIKLTFRRLVNLIPRSGRLFINGDDPSCLEVAERSLAPVSKIGLGPENDLRIEALVFQAEGTSFRLEGESYFSPLFGEFNARNVAMAITTARAAGLSAEEIRAGLRSFQGVKRRQELRGEVNGVKVIDDFAHHPTAIRECLHAIRQRFQAGRLWAIFEPRSNTMRRKIFEADLAESLAGADGVIISAVENPEKVQAEDRLQPERVVERLASLGKAAFYAEDVEAIVSYLKKESRSGDVVAVFSNGGFGGLHEKLLSELGS